The genome window agtcttgtgtgtgtgtgtgtgtgtgtgtgtgtgtgtgtgtgtgtgtgtgtgtgtgtgtgtctgtatgtgtctgtgtgtgatgtacaTGTGAGAATGGAGTATACATGTGTTACAGTGAACATATGGAGGTTAGAGGTCAGTCCTCACCTCCttctttttttaaggcagggtcccCTTTGGCGTTTCTGTTTGCTGCATACACCAGCTAGCCCACACACTTCTTGgcatcctcctgcttctggctTCTATCTTGCTGTGGCACTGGTGGGATTAAAGTCACACACTGCTGTGTCTGTCTTTACactctggagatttgaactcaggtcctcgtccttgcacagcaagcactttccctagtgacccacctccccacccccacccttcctgcccctctAGTCCTGGGCCCCAGCCAGTGGATGCTGCTTCCTGCGTTCAGAGCCCCTCAGTTAACCTCTCTGGAAATACCTTCAGAGATGCATACAGGTTGTGTttctatggtgattctaaattctaTCAAATTGACAGAGAAGATGAACCAGCACACAGGCCATGTCCTGTGTCCCTCAGTTAAACCACCAGTGGTGTCCTCCCCAGGTCCCTCTCCTGGAGAAGAGCCAGTACCACAAAAGGGAATGTCAACTCCCTGACCTATGACCTCTCCTATTGGACTGTGCCCTttggaagtcagggcagagaaGGGACGACAGGCTTTGAAAAGAATATTCTCAAAGTACTTTTCACCCAAACCTTAAGGGTCTAAAGACCCTGCTGGACATCCCTTTCAATGATTCAGGTAGACAAGGGGGCTGTCCATCTCTCAGAATTTGGGAAATCAGTCCATCCAGCTGCCCAGTGTGGATCCATCCCTGGATTCTGCTGCCTGTGTTACGTAAATTGCCTCATTTGAAAGCTAAACCTAGTTAATTAAGCGCTAAACTCAGTCAGGATTTATTTGGCATAGTTACCAGAGCTGTTAAAACTACCAGTCCCTTCCATTacaactctttgtttccttcttgTTTTGTAAAAAATATTCAGTCAGATAAGGGTGTTTAAACAAATTCTGAAGAAATGGATTAAGAATAATGCTAgattagggttttttgttgttggttttttttttttttctgccgtAACTTGAGAGAGTAAATACCTACTGAGAAACTTAGCCTCACCAACACTGCTCTTCATAGCTGGATTTCTGTTCCTGTCACTATGACAGGGAGACACGTGTGAGACTGTGCCCCACAGAACCTAAATATCAGGGCTGCTTTCTGTCAGGAAGCAAGCAGCCTGGATTGGGGTGCTCCCTGACACTGAAGACGCCCAGGTATCTGCTAATCATCTTCTTGAGGACTGATGCAAGATGAAAGTCCTGAGAGCCTGAACTCGTTGCTCTCCCCGTCCTTACATTTAATCCCATGTTCAACGAGAGGAATGCAGGGCTGTTTCCAAATGGGTGGGATGGGAAGGGATTCCATTTGGGTGGGCTGCTCACGATGACCACTAGTGAAGAATGCAGCATGAAAAGGAAGGGTGGGAAGGTCTCCTCTCAGAGTCATGCGTGGCAGGATCAAAGAGTCCCCAGGCCAGCACAGCCTTCCCCGTCCTCGGACTTGGCAACACTCCCCAAAGCGCCTGTTCACCTTGGATTTCCGTGACTCGGGAGACAGCAAATACTCCTCACCGAAACACAAGAACCTGCCAGCTCCCTGACAACACCAATTTAGCTTCTGGGAGGCAACGCTggactttcttctctctttctttcttccttaatggGAAGTGGTCACAGCCACGAACTTAGCAAAAGATGTGGGTTAAAGTTTGTCCGTTCTTGGCTAATGCAGTTAGACGTTTTCGAGAAAAGGCAACGAGAAGCGATCATTATCCATTATCTGCATGAAATATTTCAGAGAAAGAAGTGGTGTTtgccaaaaaagaagaagacgaagaagaGAAGAGCTGTTTGACTTCAGGCCAGGCAAgggggaaacaggatcaccttCACATTCTGTAGGATGCTGTGTGAGCGACGTTATTCCAAGTAAACTGGAAAAAGCCAGAAGTACAGATGGTACTGGCTCCCCATCCCTTCTGAAGGTCGTTCTGGACAATAAgctggtgtctctttccttggcaCAAAAAAAGATAGGCTCCTTCTATTCTTGAAAAGAATGAtgggtgggtgcatgtgtgtgtgcatttatacaGCCTTGTGTGGGAGAATGTATAGGAGATAAGTAATGCTATTCCGCCGCAAACAGTTGTTCCAGCTTCAAAGTCAAAGCCTGTGGTTCTCCATTGAATAAGGAAGCATCCATCCTGTTGCAATTTCTCTGCCCctgttttctttcacattttctccCCCAGTTCCTGATTGATGGCCCTCTCCATGTTGAGGATATTCTAAGGATAATGATTTCTAAACTGGAAGCACCAGAAAGCTTCCGAAGTGGCTCCCTTCTCCATGAATATTTTCTCACTCTGCTTTTTTAAATTGTCACTAAGACGCATCCCAATAATAATGCATGCTGGCCTGAAACCTGAGGTAGCagaatataaagtatttttttttctcggAGACCTTCTGCTTCAAGCGTTTGTCACATCTCTCGATGCGGAGCCCGAGGCTCTGAGCAGAGACCTTTTTCTCTTGGATAGCAGGCCGATTTATTTCTTGAGGATTGCAGACATTATCATTATGGGTAACGATCTAATAACTTGCTGCTCTGTATTTGAGCTTCACTTCTACAGAAGTTCCCTGTGCTATCCCACTGGCGCCTTATACAAATGACTTCGTATTAAATAGCAAGCCCCACCCTGGAGAAGGCTCTGTTCGTATTTACACACCAACAAAGCTGCCTCGTAGTGAGTGCAAATGCCATGTGAGTGCCGTCACTTTGGGATAAGATTTCAGGATAACAGAAAATGTAGAAGACGACTGATTTCAGCTATCTGTAGGTCAAGTTGAAGATCAGGATTCTCAGTTCTTATAGTGTCTAGTGTGGGGCTGGGAGATTGGAGGAAGTACTATACCTTGAGTATTTTATATGCTTTCTGGGATGAGATACCCTGGCCACCTTATAAACTACACCCTACTATTATTCCTGTTATTGGTGAAGATGTCATCCCTTTGAAAATATcaacaccgggcggtggtggcgcacgcctttaatcccagcactcgggaggcagaggctggcacatctctgtgagtttgaggccagcctggtctacagagtgagaatcaggacaggctccaaagctacacagagaaaccctgtctcgaaaaacgagaaaaagaaaagaaaagaaaagaaaagatcagCACTTTCCCCAGGATCACGTAAGCAAGACGTGGCAGACCTGAACTACAATCAGCCTGGTCCAAGACTGTGCGCCCTTTCACCTAGTCCTTCCTGGACTAGTCCTTTCCTGGTCCTTCCTGGGCCTGGGATGGGGCctggggcctcatgcatgctaagcatgcTCTACACTGAGCCTCATCCCAGctcactttttactttttattcagaGACAGGTTTCTCTAACTTTCCCgtgctagccttgaattcactctacAGCTCGTGCTCACCTTGAATGCAAGctcattctgcctcagccttccaaacagTTGTGATTACAGGGCCCGGCTTCATAAGCCTTATGCAAGTGATTCTGTGTCTCTTGCCCAGTGTTCCTTGGCAGTGTCCTCTGGAAGCAAGCATTTATGTGTGAATCATTCAACCTTTCCCAAAGCTGGTTCCCACACATCCTTAAGATCTCTATACTGGTGTGCAGACTGGTATTCTGACTATTTCTCAGCTTAGACATTTACATAGTAGAGTCTTGATCATAGAATGCCCTGGAGATAGTCTGAAATGATCCTCATCCTGCAGGTTTTGAGGCAAGCCTAACAGTCTGTATGTCTACTGATGCTGACACAGGGAACATACTCTGAACTGTGAGAGATCACAGCACATTGGGTCCCTGCTGCTTCTTTGccctaaaaaaaataataacctagAGGCAGGCAGGCTTGGAGTGAGACCGACAGGTAAGGAAACTGGTCAGAAAGTTGGGGAGATGAAACCCAGAGAAGCAGCCCAGGTCTTCCACCTCAGTCTCTCCTGCTCCCCACTCCACATTCAAGGATTGTAAATGAGTGGACCCCAGACAGCCTGGTTTCACCTCTATAGGTGACCAGAACAAAATGCCTAGGgaaggtagctcagttggtaatgaACTTcccttgcaagtgtgaggacttgagtttggtgcCCAGAaccctagatagatagatagatagatagatagatagatagatagatagataaatgatacatagttagatacatagatagatagatagatagatagatagatagatagatagatagataatagatagatagatgatagatgacacatagatgatagatagatagatagatagatagatagatagatagatagatgatagatagataaatgatagagttagatagatagatagatagacagatagatgatagatagatagatagatagatagatagatagatagatagatagacagatagatgataggtagataaatgatacagagttagatagatagataaatagatagatgatagatagatgataaataggtagatagatgatagatacatacatacatacatacatacatacatacatacatacatacatagacagatagatgaataaatacatagacaaataaataaataaatgaatagataggtagatagataattaaataaataaataaaagccaggtgtagtggtccACACTTGGAACCTCagcatcagagaggcagagacaggctcaCTGACTGGCCAGCCTAGGGAAATCAGTAATCCCCAAGCCAATGAGAGATGACGTCTGAgcaatgacacctgaggttgatcACATCTTCATATTCACCGGTGCATACAAATAAAGCCTAGGAACTCTTGGCCGTATGCGAGAGCCTGAGTAGACAGTATGCTTCTCAACATGGCTCAAACTGTACAGCCCCTCAGCGTCTCTCCGTCCAGCCAAATGTCCGCTCCTATTCATCCTTGTGTGTTAGGATTGTTCCTTTTTCCATGTGGCCTACTTTCCCCACTCAGTTACCTGCATTCTTGCAGGGATGTGTGACCTCCCTGTGACCTCTCCCTCCTCATTCTGATGCACTGCATCTGTCAGTAAcccatctctcccctctccttggcTTTGGGAAGATCTGCCGGGACAGCAGTCCCTCTGAAACTCACCCAAAGCATCTTGGCTGTGGTAGcagagaataaatatttttttccaaatgaataaACAAGGGAAGCATGATGGGCTGGCTAAGGGTCCACTTCCCTGGTGTTAGTCATTTTGGCTAGTGATGAAAATGTGGAGAAAGTCACAATGTACCATGAGAAAACAGGTTCACAGTCTGAAGGCTGGGATGATGGGCCAGGAAGGTACTTTGCATAAATATCCACCCACCCATAACAACACATCCCCCATCTGATAGGCATCCATCATGCGTGTGAGTTGTTGTAATTCACTGATTAGTttccaggagggagggagggagggagggagggagggagggagggagagagagagagagagagagagagagagagagagagagagagagagagagagagagagagaatcagaaagTTTCTCATTTGTTTCCGCAAAGGTCTTGCGGTCTCAGGATGAGCCTCGCCAGGACTGCACCACTCTCTCTGCAGTGTCCCTCAAACAAAGAACTATACTTGTTTGGTTCTGAGATTCAGATCGAGGAATGAATAAAACCCCACtttccctttgagacaggtctcacgatgtagccttgaactcacagagacccccctgtctctgctccccaaatgctgggattaaaggcatatatcaccaAACCTGGGTAAAAGTCACACAAAATAAGACACGGGGCGTCCTGCTCTATGGCTTTcctccttattcccttgagacggggtctctcagtgaacccagAGCTAGCCTGGCAACCCCACagttctgcctccatttccccacaGCGTTAGGGTGACGGGCACACAAGGCCATGTCTGGCGTTTTACAagagtgctgaggatttgaactcaggtcttcacacaaCAGGCACtcttctccactgagccatctccccagttccacGAACCCTCCTCTTTCAAGGAGTGTGTCTAAGTCACAATTACATGTACCATTGGGGAGACTCTCTGTGCCTTGAGTGACGGCAGGGTTGCTGAAAATATCCCTGCTTCCGGAGGTGTCTGAACTTGGATAACTCCTCTGGACAGCAGACAGGCTAAGCCCGATCTTCTGGGACCTGGGTTCTGTGTGCATATCATCTGAGGAGGCCGAGAGTCCTGTAGCCCCTAGCTTCCTCTCATCCTGAAAGAAAAAGCAGATGGgcccctccacccttcctctaGAGGCCCTAGCTCTGGGCTTGGCCACCATCTAAGAGTAGCTCAGATTCCTTGCACACGCGATCCTCTAACTCTCCACTCAGCCTGGCAGCAGGAGTACCACTAATCATGTCTGCACTAACAGTCTGCACACCACACTCACCAAACATGACACAGTGGCCTCACCATGTGTCACCTATCAGCCTACCTACTAGGTACCTGGTGTGGAATTGTCCCACCTCTCATTTAGATCTGCCCCACATACAGAGGACTCTTTATGTGACTTTAAGCTGTCACTTAGTGGGACAGACTGGCAAAATGATCATGCCACAGTCAGGTGTGTTGTTAAATGAGATCCTGGTCAAATCCtggtttgtttttgaaaatctGGCTTCCTAAGCTTTACATTTTTCTCTGGTTAAAAACTTTGTTGGAGGTGATCCTgtgccattttaaaaattgtcaatGTTTTAATccatgaatttatttttcaagGAAGCCCTAGAAATGTACTGTAGCAAAGGTCTGATATCTAACATGAGATAACCTGTGAGTTATTTTTGTACATAAACAATTTTTACTGGAGACTTTTAGAACAACCAAAGTAGTCACTTATTTAAAAAGCAgtagttccttttttatttttttaacttttaagataAGAGAAAATTTCTGAAAACTTAAGGGTTTATTTCTAAATTTACCCACATACTGTTAAAGTAGAAAGAATTCACTAGATGATCCCCCTCATATCTATGGAGCACACACCACTGAACTGCGATGGAGTTTATCTTCATATGTTAGAGGCAAAATTAGCCCACGGCGTCAGACGGCCTGTGTGTGAATCGTTCTTGAAGCAGGCTGTTCACCCTAAGAGTCTAATTGCTCATGTTCTGCAGTCGTGGTGTCTATTCTTAATCTTCATGCTGAAGTCCAAATCCACACGGCACAAAGTTAGCCAACAAGAAAGCTGGTGGCTCCGTTAGCCGGGAACCACGGTTCCTGGTGTGCTCTTGTCTGCCCGAATAAATTCATAAAGGTGGTTGTGACTCACACCTGAGCGATTTGGAAGGGGTGGTCGCTGCTCGAGCGAGAGCCAGCCCTATTGCTGAGTAGCCTGAGGTTGCAGAAAAAATAATGTTCTCACTGTCTGATCTATTCATCCAATCCTTCCTTCATTCAAACATTTGTGGACAAGATGTAATCATGCCGGAGTGGGACTTGCTGAGAAGAGAGGCAGAGTTTGTGAGGTGGATTGTTGGGGCAGATATTTTAATTCCATGTTCAATGGGAGCCCCCAAGCAATCAGTAGACTGGAGAAAAGGACCATTGTTagtacagtgctgtgggatgtctaaGACGCGGGCTCTGATTGAATTTACAGAAAGAAGGGAAACTGGCCGGGAAAAATACCTTTTTGAGAAAGGGCCTTGGCCAAAAGCAGAGAGAACGAACTCCTAGGAGGTGAAATCTGTGACTGCAGAGAACCGGTTAGTTGTCAGTTTCATCTTGCTCCTTAGACACACAGGGCAGGGAGGGTGTGGCTACTCAAGGCTAGAGCTGAGAGGCACACAGACACCAGATCCTCCTGGCTCCTAGAGTCAGTCCTAAGAGTTTGCATTTCACTTTAAGTGTACCAAAGCCATTGCCAGAGTTAAAGTGGGAACTTCCTGGCCTGGCTCATTTTGCATAGAATGTGCTAGCAACAGAGCCAGCGAACACCTGTCATTCCAGAACACCAGAAGCTGAGATAAgagaattgcaagttcaaagccagtctgggttatatACAGAGAATCTGTCTAAAACTGAAGAACGTTCTAGGAGGCTGGGATAAATAGGAGTGAGGAGGCCATCATTCTATCCTAGAGGACGGTAGGGCAGCCCTATCTGAGCAGAGGGAAGCCTGGCAGAGAAACGTTCTCCAAGCCCAGCACtgagacaaagaattaagaggGTTGGTTCATTTGCTCACTGTCCTGGGGATGTGAGGTTTCTCATGGCCAGATTCAAACAACAGTAACACGCGAAATTATAAAATTGGTGGAATTAGAAAATTAGTTTGATCTTCAAGCCAAAAATCCACAAAAGGGTTCTACAGAGTGctactctcccctccccccaccaccaccttggCATAATTGTGATCGTTCCTTTTGCTAAGCAAGTGTTCATAAGAATGCATTTGCCACTCATCTGCTTATAGCCAGATCCACACATGATGCCAACTCATTAAACAATTCACCGATGGCGAGAGAGACAGATCCTCATTATGCACCCCAGTCACCCAAATTCTGGCTGCCTTTCCTTGCTCACCTCCACTGCCGATAGCAAACAAAATCGCTTGGATCAAGTgaacaattttaaatgtttaatattaaaatgtggttTCGAGAAACTCCTTGGAACCCTCAGCCATTGTTAAGACACACTCCCTTTGACAGGTGTGccggcacttttttttttatgaggctTTTCAACGTGTTATTTTATCGGGTGCATGAGATTTAGTCTATTCTGCGGAGgcaaacagacaaaaagggtCTCTCAGCACGAGTTACTCTGCTGTAAAGGTTATAGTAAACATGTCAATGCCTAATTAAGCAGAAAATTTTATCTGTATTGTGGGGGAGGAGTGTGCTGTCTCCGACTTTTCTTCTGGGGAATCCATTTAGAAGGACAAAGTAGATTGTGAGGTTGAATGGGTCCGGGAAGCTCAGCACCAAATGTcagcagaaaaaaggaaaaatgggaaGAAGCACTACTTCCTGTCCCTTGCTGGAAAATGACTGTATTGgttggcaggtgtgtgtgtatgtgtgtgtgacatatatgttgtgtgtatattatatattatatatatatatatatatatatattatgttgtGTGTATTATAGATATTGGTATGTTGTGTGCATTATATGTATtcaaatggtgtgtgtgtatgtgagtgtgtatacatgcgtttctttctctctgtgaccACACTACCCATAAGCATGGTGACCATATGTTATAGCCTGGAGCAGTCATGGGCAATATTGTTTACTTGGTGTTTGTCCCAGAGTCATAACACCCATTTCCTTTTCAAAAGTGTCTGTATTTATTTCATAAAGTTTGCCTGGTTTCACCCACAAACGTGAAATTATTTCACCAagagtggtggctcatgcctacattaccagcactgaggcaggaggattgtgagaaTTCACAGCCAGCTTGGGACTACAAAGAGACACTCCaaagaaacagcaacagcaaTGTGGCCTATCTGACGGCTAAAATATACTTGATTTTTGAAGTATCTTCCATGTCTCAGgaaacttttctctttttattaagaaattaagaaCTTTCTCCATGAACATAATAGTGTAACACCTCTTAAAACCTCATAAGTTAGTCGTGGCAGAAGAGAGGAGGATGGTCTGGTCTGATGCAGGCATTCGGTTGTTTCAAGATGCAGTTTTCTTGTAAGAAGTGGCCACTTATTAATGGTTGCTTGGCTGGACTGGGTAGTTTTCCTTTCCTCCAATCAATTTTTGGCACTAGAGACCAGCAACACCAATTTAATGAAAAATCTGCTTGTCAGCTTGCTGGGGAAGCAAAAAAACACCTCaccaataacaataaaacaacaaacacaaccaTAAAACTTGTGGCCAGACTGaacttttacattttatcttgttttatggACTCCTGCCCTCAAAGCCATGGGCCCTTGTCTCAGCCTTTCCACAATCCTCTCTAGCTGTTAGAGATCGACCAAATTTCACTGCTGCCCTGGGAAGATTTTCTTACTCATTAAGTTGTCGGTAGAAAGAAAGGGGAGCGTCCTGCACAAGACAATGAATGCTTTCAGCAGACAGGAATGAGTTTTGTGGGGACCCTCAGGATCTGCAATGTTCTTTACAtttaagcctcagtttccagaactacctaaaaataaataaataatagtactTACTGTGTGTGGATATTAGATAAAAAACGAAAGGACGTGcttggaggctggaaagatggctcggtggtgaCTGCGTAAGCGTGAGGACCAGTGTTTGGAGAAGCAGCACAACATACGAGCCAGGCAGACCTGACAGCCTGcccgtcatcccagcactcaggaggcagatacaggGGAACCACAGAGAAAGCTGGTGACAGGAACCAGCTGAACGAGCCAGCTCTAGGCTCgtgtgtgagaccctgcctcagtacaTAAGGAGGAGAGGttctgaggaggacagcagcatcAATCTCGAACCTCCACACAGAGctgcacacatgcccacacacatgagaacatgtatgcacacatcaAAATGCATTTGCAGTGatttacttgggtgctgggggAGAATAATTTCTCAATTAAAATTCTTCATCTTCACCAATAGCAACAGCTTTGATAGCCCTGACTACGGCTTCCTTCTTCCTGACCCCCTTGTCTTTGAACTCTCTCTGCTGGCCATGAGTGCAGGGACACCTCCCTTCCAAGCTTTAGTTCTGGTGGAGGAAAGAACAGAAGCTGGGctagggcttttgttttgtttttttccctgccATCAAGAGGGAGAGCGATGTTTGTGAGGAAAACATTACATTAAGATCATGCTAACCTTGCGGATTTGAAGCTGGGTCTCTTTTGCATGGGGACATCTTTGGTTGCATTTTACCCACATGACTCTAAAAGGCCAGGTGGAGAAAATGAACCCACGGGCATAAACAGTCACATTCCCCATCGGCACTGATGGATATTTGTCCATTAATTCTCCTTTGCGCCCGCTCTCTCATGCCTTCATTTTCCCTATGCAATTACTGGCCCTCGGTCCTTTCAGAGAAGGGAAAGCATGCATTCCCCAATAGCATTTTGCATCCACAAATCAACTATATAATTGGCATCTCATGACGGGTACCCACAAATCACGGTGCGTTTGAAATTACAGGAACAAGATCGAGAGAGTATTTTTAGCCGTGTCTGGAAAGGTCTTCATAAACCCGCGTGAGAATAATAGACTAGCCCCCAAATCTCGCATTCTAACACCATccccattattttaaaatcattgtaTTTGCTGAGCTTACATAATTTTTCAGCCTTTGGTGGGGGATTGTATTTGCATACTCCGTGGTCTCTCTCCCAGCAACTctctataaataaaaaatgttacaaCAGAAAGACTCAGGCCATCAAAGGTACAATGGCtatgcctccaggttcctatttAGATACCTCTATAGCAATACTCCCAAGTGTCTTGGGACACTTTGCCATTGATGTGCTAAGGGCCAAGCTAACTTTCTGATGAGCCAACATTCTCCTGTACTGTGATGCTAATAGGATTTGTGTTTCAGTCTAGATTTCCTGAAAGCCATACAAATGAATTTAGCCACTGCCTCATTGTAGGAATATCAGAATGATATTTGATCCCTAAATTGTTAACTTGTGATCGTCATCACTCATAGAGACTTAtgtctttgcctagttaaaatgaAACAGCCAATGGATGGCACGACAAACATCATTTGGGACCCGGTGATGTACTCAGTTTTCatagtgctcacctagcatgcttAAAAACTGGCTTCCATCCACAGCACCATTTAACtgaatgcttgtaatcccaatactggggagttagaggcaagaggatcaaaagttcatgTCCCGcaacatagcaaatttgaggccagcctgggctacatgagaccctgcccccaaataaaaatacatcatctgtcttttctcctgtctctgttgctTGCAGTTGGTAAAAGCATAGATTAAATTGTTCTTCAGTTCAGCCTGGGGAAGCAGCGACTTGGGGATGGACTGTGTGAGCCATTATGTTGAGTCCATCTCTCTGTATCTCTTGCAGGCTATGCCCAGGAGGAAGtgctgaaggaagaggaggaaataaaggaggaagaggaggaggaggaagacagtggTTCGGTGGCTCACCAACCGGGCAGCAACGACGCTGGCACAGATGAGGAACTAGAAACAGTCCCGGAGCAGAAAGGCTACTTCAGCTGCCAGAACTCTCCAGGGAGCCACCTGTCCAATCAGGACGCAGAAAACGAATCTCTCCTGAGCGATGCCAGCGACCAGGTGTCCGACATCAAGAGCGTCTGTGGCCGAGATGCCTCGGACAAGAAAGCAAATGCTCACCCCAAGCTTCCAAGCGAACCCCATAACTGCATGGATAAAATGACAGCCGTCTATGCCAACATCCTGTCAGATTCCTACTGGTCAGGCCTGGGCCTCGGCTTCAAATTATCCAACAGCGAGAGACGGAATTGTGACACCcgcaacagcagcaacaagaaTGATTTTGATTGGCACCAGGACGCCCTGTCCAAAAGCCTCCAGCAGAACTTGCCCTCCCGGTCCGTCTCGAAGCCCAGCCTATTCAGCTCGGTGCAGCTGTACCGGCAGAGCAGTAAGATGTGTGGTTCGGTGTTCACCGGGGCCAGCAGGTTCCGCTGCAGGCAGTGCAGTGCAGCCTACGACACCCTGGTGGAGCTGACCGTGCACATGAATGAGACGGGCCACTATCAAGACGACAACCGCAAAAAAGATAAGCTCAGACCCACAAACTACTCAAAGCCCCGGAAAAGGGCCTTCCAAGACATGGACAAAGAGGATGCTCAAAAGGTCCTGAAATGTATGTTTTGCGGCGACTCCTTCGATTCCCTGCAAGATTTGAGCGTCCACATGATAAAGACAAAACATTACCAAAAAGTGCCTTTGAAGGAACCCGTACCAACCATTTCCTCTAAAATGGTCACACCAGCCAAGAAGCGTGTTTTCGATGTCAACAGGCCTTGCTCCCCGGACTCCACCACAGGGTCACTTGCAGATTCATTTTCTTCCCAGAAAAATGCCAACCTGCAGCTGCCCTCCAACAGCCGCTATGGCTACCAAAACGGAGCCAGCTACACCTGGCAGTTCGAGGCCTGCAAGTCCCAGATCTTAAAGTGCATGGAGTGTGGCAGTTCTCATGATACCTTGCAGCAACTCACCACCCACATGATGGTCACAGGTCACTTTCTCAAAGTCACCAGCTCTGCCTCCAAGAAAGGGAAGCAGCTGGTGTTGGACCCGCTGGCTGTGGAGAAAATGCAGTCTCTGTCTGAGACTCCAAGCAGTGATTCTCTGGCCCCTAAGCCATCAAGTAACTCTGCCTCTGACTGTAcagcctctaccactgagtcaaagaaagagagcaagaaggagaaggcagaggagagcaaTGAAGAAGACCAAGGCATGAAAAGCGAGGAATATGAAGACCCTCTACAGAAACCTCTCGACCCTACCATAAAATACCAGTATCTGAGAGAGGAGGACTTGGAAGATGGCTCAAAGGGTGGTGGGGACATTTTAAAGTCACTG of Peromyscus maniculatus bairdii isolate BWxNUB_F1_BW_parent chromosome 4, HU_Pman_BW_mat_3.1, whole genome shotgun sequence contains these proteins:
- the Tshz2 gene encoding teashirt homolog 2 isoform X2; the protein is MPRRKQQAPKRAAGYAQEEVLKEEEEIKEEEEEEEDSGSVAHQPGSNDAGTDEELETVPEQKGYFSCQNSPGSHLSNQDAENESLLSDASDQVSDIKSVCGRDASDKKANAHPKLPSEPHNCMDKMTAVYANILSDSYWSGLGLGFKLSNSERRNCDTRNSSNKNDFDWHQDALSKSLQQNLPSRSVSKPSLFSSVQLYRQSSKMCGSVFTGASRFRCRQCSAAYDTLVELTVHMNETGHYQDDNRKKDKLRPTNYSKPRKRAFQDMDKEDAQKVLKCMFCGDSFDSLQDLSVHMIKTKHYQKVPLKEPVPTISSKMVTPAKKRVFDVNRPCSPDSTTGSLADSFSSQKNANLQLPSNSRYGYQNGASYTWQFEACKSQILKCMECGSSHDTLQQLTTHMMVTGHFLKVTSSASKKGKQLVLDPLAVEKMQSLSETPSSDSLAPKPSSNSASDCTASTTESKKESKKEKAEESNEEDQGMKSEEYEDPLQKPLDPTIKYQYLREEDLEDGSKGGGDILKSLENTVTTAINKAQNGAPSWSAYPSIHAAYQLSEGAKPPMAMGSQILQIRPNLANKLRPIAPKWKVMPLGPVPTNLALYTQVKKETEDRDEVVKECGKESPREEATSFSQSEGEPFSKIEPPAESRKAEPCPLKEEEKLLKEKPEPLEPVSSMSNGCAPANHSPALPCINPLSALQSVLNNHLGKATEPLRSPSCSSPNSSTISMFHKSSLSVVDKPVISPTSTRPASVSRHYLFENSDQPIDLTKSKSKRAESSQAQSCTSPPQKHALCDIADMVKVLPKATTPKPAASSRVPPMKLEMDVRRFEDVSGEVSTLHKRKGRQSNWNPQHLLILQAQFASSLFQTSEGKYLLSDLGPQERMQISKFTGLSMTTISHWLANVKYQLRKTGGTKFLKNMDKGHPIFYCSDCASQFRTPSTYISHLESHLGFQMKDMTRMAADQPSKAEQEISRVSSAQRSPETIAGEEDTDSKFK